In Nomascus leucogenys isolate Asia chromosome 8, Asia_NLE_v1, whole genome shotgun sequence, a single genomic region encodes these proteins:
- the COQ4 gene encoding ubiquinone biosynthesis protein COQ4 homolog, mitochondrial isoform X2 gives MATLLRPVLSRLRGLPGLPRPAAEMPLRARSDGAGPLYSHHIPTSPLQKALLAAGSAAMALYNPYRHGSVPGFQRPPSAWASSRACRKAPWVASISVSWM, from the exons ATGGCGACTCTGCTGCGCCCTGTCCTGAGCCGGCTCCGCGGGCTCCCCGGCCTACCGCGGCCTGCGGCAG AAATGCCCCTCCGGGCCAGGAGCGACGGCGCCGGCCCGCTATACTCGCACCACATCCCCACCTCCCCGCTGCAGAAAGCGCTGTTGGCCGCCGGCTCCGCGGCGATGGCGCTCTATAACCCCTACCGCCACG GGAGCGTCCCCGGATTTCAACGTCCACCCTCAGCCTGGGCAAGCTCCAGAGCCTGCCGGAAGGCTCCCTGGGTCGCGAGTATCTCCGTTTCCTGGATGTGA